One window from the genome of Candidatus Methanoperedens sp. encodes:
- a CDS encoding TIGR00303 family protein — MWVRPNPDFSPEKPLFLCILANTETAKIPNISAAGKSPELTDYTPAADAELVETGNAISINEPAMTPSGAPTPAVLTRASMLLTGIPCIFINCGLRIRPMIPTIDLNTRPGGDIRKGHAVIDAYDIFSKSKALGEKLGQLSDFVIIGESVPGGTTTAMGVLRAIGYDGKVSSSFPKNPLQIKNKVVEEAMKNSGISFGSLRNSPLNAVESLGDPMMAAAAGLVDGLNKKTVLAGGTQMVSVLSVIKHLGLARDVSIATTRYVADDKSANFREMTEILGYESFAADPGFGNSRRKGLRMYENGDVKEGVGAGGAMFAAAMMGFSQKEFREKTEEVCDSIFGI, encoded by the coding sequence ATGTGGGTTAGGCCCAACCCGGATTTTAGCCCTGAAAAACCCCTGTTCCTTTGCATACTTGCAAATACGGAAACGGCTAAAATCCCCAATATATCAGCGGCAGGAAAATCCCCGGAACTCACTGATTATACTCCTGCCGCAGATGCAGAACTTGTGGAGACGGGAAACGCCATAAGCATCAATGAACCTGCAATGACGCCGTCAGGCGCCCCCACTCCAGCAGTCCTGACAAGAGCTTCAATGCTGCTTACGGGAATACCCTGTATTTTTATTAACTGCGGGCTTCGGATCCGTCCCATGATCCCGACCATAGACCTGAATACCCGTCCTGGCGGTGATATCCGGAAAGGCCATGCAGTTATTGATGCATATGATATTTTCAGTAAATCAAAGGCTCTTGGCGAAAAACTCGGACAACTCTCGGATTTTGTGATTATCGGTGAGAGCGTGCCCGGAGGAACAACAACTGCAATGGGTGTGCTCAGGGCTATCGGGTATGATGGTAAGGTCTCGTCCAGCTTTCCGAAAAACCCCCTGCAAATAAAGAATAAAGTAGTAGAAGAGGCGATGAAAAATTCAGGAATATCTTTTGGAAGCTTGAGGAACAGCCCTCTTAATGCAGTTGAAAGTCTTGGAGACCCGATGATGGCGGCAGCAGCAGGACTTGTTGACGGGCTGAATAAAAAGACTGTGCTTGCCGGCGGAACCCAGATGGTATCTGTTCTTAGCGTCATTAAACATCTCGGCCTTGCGCGTGATGTTTCCATTGCAACTACGCGGTATGTTGCTGACGATAAAAGTGCAAATTTCCGGGAAATGACTGAAATCCTGGGCTACGAATCTTTTGCTGCTGATCCCGGTTTTGGAAATTCGAGGAGAAAAGGGCTTCGTATGTATGAGAATGGGGATGTAAAGGAAGGAGTAGGCGCAGGCGGTGCCATGTTCGCAGCAGCAATGATGGGTTTTTCCCAGAAGGAATTCAGGGAAAAAACAGAAGAAGTATGCGATAGTATTTTTGGAATTTAA
- a CDS encoding TrmB family transcriptional regulator — translation MPRSIPEMIRGNFKCDDIAKCILGLKTIDIDAYKVLVIKGPMTAECLGEILTRERSTAYRSLQNLMTSGLVHRETKTITEGGYYYEYRALEPAKLKEMVEGNIDEWYNKMKKIAANIDTEIMK, via the coding sequence ATGCCAAGATCAATTCCAGAAATGATCCGGGGAAATTTCAAATGTGACGATATCGCAAAGTGTATCCTCGGTCTTAAAACCATCGATATAGATGCTTACAAAGTACTTGTAATAAAGGGGCCAATGACGGCAGAATGCCTGGGTGAGATCCTTACCCGTGAGAGAAGCACTGCTTACAGGTCTTTACAGAACCTGATGACAAGCGGTCTTGTTCACCGCGAGACAAAAACTATTACAGAAGGCGGGTATTACTATGAATATAGAGCACTTGAACCCGCAAAGCTAAAAGAGATGGTAGAGGGAAACATCGATGAGTGGTATAATAAAATGAAAAAAATTGCAGCTAATATTGATACGGAAATAATGAAATAA